The Longimicrobium sp. DNA segment GGTTGAAGCGGCGCTCAGGCATTGCACGCTCGTATCGAAAGGGGTACCGGGACGTCCCGGTGCCGTGCGGAGGGCTCCCAGAGAGTAACCCGCCGCGCGTCTCCGGTTCCCGAACCGGCTGCAAAACACCGGCCCGGGAAACTGCGGCCCCACACAGAGACACGGAGGAGTACGGCAAGAACTAAAAAGTGGTTTTCTCTGCGCCTTGTAGTTCCCTCCGTGCCCTCTGTGTGAGGCCCTTTACGAAATCAGGGACGGCACCGTACCTGGCGCCGCCCCCAATCCTTCATCCGCGCATTCCGCGGGTTACTTCTTGTCGTCCTCGACGATCTCGTAGTCCGCCTCGATCACGTCGTCCTGCGGGACGGTGGCGCGGTCCGTGGCGTCGTCGTCGAAGCCGGCGCCTGCCGTGGCGCCGCCCGAGAAGCCGGCGTCGGCGCCCGGATCGGCGGTGGCCTGCTGCGCCGCGTAGATGCTGGCGCCCGCCGCGGCAAAGGCCTGCTGAAGCGCCTCCGTGGCCCCGCGCACCTCGCCCAGGTCGTCCTGCTTCAGCGCCTTGCGGGCACGCTCCATCGCCTCGTTCAGCCCCGTCTTGGCGGACTCGTCCAGCTTGTCCTGCCACTCGGCCGAGTCCTTTTCCACGCGGTAGACCATGGAGTCGAGCTGGTTGCGGGCCTCCACGGCCTCGCGGCGCCCCTTGTCCTCGCTGGCGTGGGCCTCCGCGTCCTTGACCATCCGCTCGATCTCCGCCTCGCTCATCCCGCTGCTGGCCTCGATGCGGATCTTCTGCTCCTTGCCCGTCGCCCGGTCCTTGGCGGACACGTGCAGTATGCCGTTCGCGTCGATGTCGAAGGTGACCTCCACCTGCGGCATGCCGCGCGGTGCCGGCGGAATCCCCGTGAGCTGGAATTTGCCGATGGTCTTGTTGTACATCGCCATCTCGCGCTCACCCTGCAGCACGTGGATCTCCACCGTCGTCTGGCTGTCCTCGGCCGTCGAGAACGTCTCCGACTTCTTGGTGGGGATGGTGGTGTTGCGCTCGATCAGCTTGGTGAACACGCCGCCCAGCGTCTCGATCCCCAGCGACAGCGGGATCACGTCCAGCAGCAGCACGTCCTTGACCTCGCCGGCCAGCACGCCGCCCTGGATCGCCGCGCCCACGGCCACCACCTCGTCTGGGTTGACGCCGCGGTGCGGGTCCTTGCCGAAGAAGGTCTTGACCACTTCCTGGATCTTGGGGATTCGGGTGGAGCCGCCCACCAGGATCACCTCGTCGATCTCACCCGGCTTCAGCCCGGCGTCCTTGAGCGCCTTCTCCATCGGCCCGATGGTGCGCTGCACCAGGTCGTCCACCAGCGACTCGAACTTGGCGCGGCTCAGCGTCACGTTCAGGTGCTTGGGGCCTTCCTGCGTCGCCGTGATGAAGGGGAGGTTGATGTCCGTCGACATGGTGGTCGACAGCTCCATCTTCGCCTTCTCCGCGGCCTCCTTGAGGCGCTGGAGCGCCATCGGGTCCTTGGAAAGGTCGATCCCCTGGTCCTTGCGGAACTCCTCCACCAGCCAGTCGATCACGCGCTGGTCGAAGTCGTCGCCGCCCAGGTGGGTGTCGCCGTTGGTGGCCTTCACCTCGAAGACGCCCTCGCCCAGCTCCAGCACCGAGATGTCGTAGGTGCCGCCGCCCAGGTCGTACACGGCGATCTTCTCGTCCTTCTTCTTGTCGAGCCCGTACGCCAGCGCGGCGGCGGTGGGCTCGTTGATGATGCGCAGCACCTCCAGCCCCGCCACCTTGCCGGCGTCCTTGGTGGCCTGCCGCTGCGCGTCGTTGAAGTACGCGGGCACGGTGATCACGGCCTGCGTGACGGTCTGGCCGAGGTAGTCCTCCGCGGTCTGCTTCATCTTCTGGAGGATCATCGCCGAGATCTCGGGCGGCGTGTAGGTCTTCCCCGTGTTGGGGATCTCCACCTGCGCCATCCCGTTGGCCCCCGACGTGACCTTGTACGGCACCTTCTTCTGCTCCTCGCTCACCTCGCCGGCCTTGCGGCCCACGAAGCGCTTGATGGAGAAGACGGTGTTGGTGGGGTTGGTGATCGCCTGGCGGCGGGCCACCTGGCCCACCAGGCGCTCCCCGTCCTTGGTGAAGGCGACCACCGAGGGGGTGGTGCGCCCGCCTTCGGCGTTGGGGATCACCACTGGGTCGCCGCCTTCCATCACGGCGACGACGGAGTTGGTGGTCCCAAGATCGATCCCAATGACCTTCGCCATGGGCTCTCCTGACGTAGTTGGTTTGGTTGAAATCGGCGCGCTGCCCGCCATGCCTTTGAACACGTGGGGCGCCGAACTGCCCGAGGAAAAGGCAACGCCCGTGCCGTGCTAAGTGCTGGTTTTCCTGTGCTTTTGGCAGGAAGCGGCCGCGCGCCCGGCCATTGTGGCGGAGGACGCCCGCTCCAAACTCCCTCCCTGCTCGCCACGTAAACCAAGCGCGCGGCCGCGGCCGCAGTCGCGTCTACGTCTCCGAAGTGATAAGGCACCTCGCTTGACAATTGTCGCTAAACGGTTGTACAGTTGGAGTGTCGCCTTCCTGCCAGTGCTTCTCCACCCGCGTTCGCGGTCCTTCTACCCTCCCGCAGGACTAATCCACAATGTGTATGGAATGGCTCTCCGCACCCGCCGGGATCGTCGGACTCTTTCTGCTTGCGGGCTGTGCCGACCGCGCCGTCCCAACCGCAGCGCACACTGTTGCAACCCCGCCCGCCCTTAACGCCGTACACTCCTTCCGCGACGACGAGGTGTATCCGATGGAGGAGGAGATGGCGGAGCTCGCCCGCCGCGTACCGGGTTTCGGCGGGATGCGGTATGACGGCCAGGGGAACGCAATTGTTCGTCTGGTGGATCCCCGGCAGAGACCTGCAGCTGCCGCTGCCGTTGAGCCGCTGATGAGGGCGGCCGCCGCTCGCGAGGGGCGGCGCGGCACTCCCAAAGTGATGGTGCGGAGGGGCCGTTACGAGTTCATGCAGCTGGTTCGCTGGCGCAACCGTATGACGGACACGGTGCTCGCGGTTCCGGGCGTGATGTACGCGGGCATCGGCTACGGCGAAAACCGCCTCACCGTCGGGCTGGTGCCTGCGCAGGCGGCAACGGCGCGCGCAGAGGTAGAAGGCGCTGTGGCGAAGCTCGGTATACCAATCGAAGCGGTGCTCTTCGACGTGGGCACGATGGCGGTCGCGGTCGAAGACTACTGTATGGTAGACGACCCGAATTGCAGCACGGACCCGTGTACGACCGACCCGACATCTCTCGAGTGTTCGGGTGAGCCGTGCACCATGGATCCGACCGCGCCGGGGTGTGCCGACGACCCCTGCGCTACCGATCCGTCGCTGGAAGGGTGCCCGGAGCCATACCCCGGCGACGGCAACATTTCTCCGGCACCGGAGCCGAGCTACAGCTATATCATGGACCCCAACTACGTCTACTCCGAGCCGTCCGTCAAGTCCCTGCTGGGGACGGTGCGCCCGCTCCGTGGAGCAGTACGGATCAGCAAGGGCACGGGTGGTGGCTGCTCGATTGGGTTCGTGGCGGATTACGACGGCCGGCGCGTCTTCACCACGGCGTCGCATTGCGGCAACAACACCACCTGGTTGGACGGGACCGAGTGGCACCAGCCAGAAGCGGTCAACTACACGAAATACGTCGGGCGTGAGTCTCACGACCCTCAGTCGAACGTGTACAATGCCCGCTACTCGGACGTCGCCTTCAACGGTGTGGCATCCGGAGTAGGATCGAGTCTCGGGTATATTTCCCGCACAAAGGGTGGCGCCATCACCGGCGCTTTCGCGAGGGGAAGCACGGACATCGACCCTTACGCCGAGCAGATCCGGATTGCAGGGGAGGGCTCCCTCGTCGAAGCATACTATTTTGAGAAGATCGGCTCGCGCACCGGTTGGACCCGCGGAAAGTCTGCTCGTCCGTGCCAGAACGTCTCCCAGTACGGACGGACCTTCTATTGCTCCACCTGGATGTCCGCGGGCGCCGACCACGGGGACAGCGGCGGTCCGGTTTTCCGGAGCTACCTCACGGCTTCCTGCAGATGTGTGAACCTGGTGGGGATCGCCTTTGCGACGACCCCAAACGGTGGAACCTGGGTGAGCCCGATCTCCGGCATCCGGCGTGACTTCCAGGCACAGGGCTCGCAGTCGTACCGCCTGCGAACCTACTGACGCACGACACTCTAACGCCCGGCTCCGGTGCACCCGGAGTCGGGCTTGCCCAGTGCACCCTTGTCGGCCGCCATGCGCACGCTCCCGTTTTCAGCGGCCGCCGCGCTCCTCATCTCAGCGTGCGAGCCGGCCCCTCGCACGTTGCCATCTGCCGACGCACGTCCGGAGGCCGTACTGCCGTCACCTCCGTTACGTATGGACCTGGCTGTGCCTGCCGAGGTGCGGCAGGGCGACGTGGTCCCGCTCCGTCTGACGGCCCGAAACACCGGAACCCGTCCGCTCACACTTGAGATGGGCGACAGCGCCTACAGCTTCGATTTCGTGGTCACTGGCTCGGATGGCGGCGAGTTGTGGTCGCGCATGCACCACGTCGAGGCGATCCCCCTGGCCCTGCGCGAGCGGCAGTTGCCTCCGGGCGGTGAAATCGTCTTCATGGATGACTGGGATCTGCGCGACAACCGCGGGTGCCCTGTACCCCCGGGCCGCTACACCCTTCACGCCTTGATCGACGCCGATACGATGCCGCACCGAATGCTCAGGACGCCGTCCCGAACCTTGATAGTCGCGCCGCGCCAGGCGATTGGGGCGGGCGCTGCGAAGTGCGCACGGGGGCGGCGCGACGTATCTTGGGCGGATGATCCGTCCTACGTCGGCTCACTGTCGGCAACGAGGTACGATGAGTACTCCTGATCCCCTCGTGGAGGACGTTCGGGAAGTCCGCCATCGGATTTCCGAGCGGTTCGGGCACGATCCCGCGCGCCTAATCGAGTATTACATGAAGCTCCAAAGCAGTACCGCGATCGCCTCGTCACCGCACCGAAGCTCCCCGACGCCGACAAGCCCGCGGCCTGACCACCGGGAGAAAACGCCTAAATAATTTGGACGGCTTGCTACCCGTCTTCCGCCTTTATATGTTTTCAGCACACGACTCCGCGCCACCGCGGTGTGCCCAGCGCGCCCAAGCCGGCCGTGCTCGATCCTACTTTCCGGAGGCACCATGAAGAAGCTCGGAACGATGTTATCAGGAGCCGCGATCGCGCTAGGGCTGGGCTACGGAGCGACCCACGCGTTCGCGAGCTCCACCGCGCAGGCAGGGGCGTACTGCATGACCGCGCAGGAGCGAACGGAGTGCTATTTCGAATGCCAGTCGCAGAACTTGTTCGCGGTGTGTGACCCCGAAACCGGGTGCCGCTGCGAACCCTGAGCGTGGGAGCGGCGATGAAGCCGCGGGCAGGCGCTCCGGTCCCATTGCTAGGGCCGGAGCGCTTTCTTTGCGGTTGTGGGCGCGATACGTTGGCACCCGCTTTCCACCCCTCGACAGGATCGGATTCTGCGCTTCCTCGCTCTCGTTCCCGCCCTGCTCCTTGCCGCGTGCTCGCCCGGAGCGCCCCCTCCGCGGGATGCGCCGCCCGAGCCGCCGCGACTGGTGGCGTTCGCGCCGGACGCGGGGGATGCGGAGGTGCCCGAGGCGCTGCGCGGGTTCTGCCAGGGCGAGCGCGCGGGCGGGCCAGTCGCGAAGACGTACGCGCCGCGCGACTACCGGTGGACGCGTCCGCTCCCGGCGCTGGCCTGGTCGGGGTACGCGCAGGGCGGCACGCGCTTTCGCGTGCCGCTGCGCTGCGTGGTGCGCACGCCGGCGGAGTGGGCGGCGGTCCGCGCGTTCAGCGGTCTGCCGGACCGCGCGCTGCGCCCGGTGGACTTCAACACCCACCTGGTGATCGTGGCGACGCAGGGGGCGCTCCCCGGCGGCTACGTCTCGGTGGACTCGCTCTACTTCCGCGGCGACACGGTGACTGCGGTGATCCTGCAGAGCCGCACCACCCGGCCGCCGCCGGGGCGCGGCATCAGCACCGTGCCCCTTTCGCTGGTGCAGGTGCCGCGCAGGCCGGTGGTGGTGGAGTTCGTGGAGCGGGCGCGGCGCCGTTGACGGACGCGGGCGGCGCATCCAAGTTGCCGTCTCAACCTTTCCCGGAGGAGCGATGACGGCCGGTGCCGCGAACGACATCCACGAGACGATCACCTTTCTGCGCGAGCGGGTGACGCGCGCGCCGCACGCCATCCTGGTGCTCGGCTCCGGCCTCGGCGGCCTGGCCGACGAGATCGAGGACGCCGTGCGCATCCCCTTCGGCGACATCCCCGGCTTTCCGCGGCGGACGCAGGAGCTGGCGGGCCACGCGGGGACGCTGGTGGTGGGGCGCTGGGCCGGCGTCGAAGTGGCGACGATGCAGGGCCGCTTCCACCTGTACGAAGGATGGCAGCCGCGCGACGTCGCCCTTCCCGTCCGCGCGCTGGTGGCGCTGGGCGCGGAAGTCATGCTACTGACCAACGCGGCCGGTGGGGTGCGCCCCGGGATGACGCCGGGCGACCTGATGATCATCGCCGATCACATCAACCTGATGGGGAGCAACCCGCTGATCGGCGCGGTGCTGCCGGGCGAGCAGCGCTTCCCCGACATGAGCGACCCCTACGACTCCGGCTTCCGCCGCATCGCCGAGGAGGTGGCGCTGGAGCTGGGCATTCCGGTTTCGCAGGGGGTGTACGCGGGACTCCCCGGCCCCAGCTACGAGACGCCTGCCGAGATCCGCATGCTTGCCCGCCTGGGAGCCGACGCGGTGGGGATGTCCACCGTGCCCGAGGTGATCGTGGGTCGGGCACTGGGGGTGCGCTGCTTCGGGATCTCGTGCATCACGAACCTGGCCGCGGGGCTGGGCGGCTCGCATCTTTCGCACGACGAGGTGATGGAGGTGGGCGCCCGCGTCCGCGACCGGCTTGCGGCGCTGGTGCGCGGCGTGCTGCCGCGGATCGCGGGGCCGAACCTGCCTTCGGAGGCCGCGACCTGAACGGCGCATCACACAGAGACACAGAGGAGACAGCAAGAAAGGCGTGAGGCTGCCGTTGCTGAATCCTGAGTTCGCGAACTTCCGTACCCCGCTCCACCTGGCGAGGCTCACCCGGTCTCTCCGTTCCCACGAGGAGTCTCCTCCTCACCTCCCACCCCTCCTCTGGAGCTACGGCCAATGGACATCCACGCCCTGACCGGACTGATGGCGGTCACACTCGGCATCATGGTGGTGCTGGTCCCCGTCATCGGCATTACCGCGCGATTCGCCCTGAAGCCGATCGTCGAAGCCTTTGCCCGCATGAAGGAGATGAAGGGCGAGGAGCAAAAGGTTGCCCTGATGGAGCAGCGGATCGCCCTGCTGGAGGAGCACCTCCACAGCATCGACCGCAACGTCGGCGCGCTGCAGGAGGACGCGGATTTCCGCCGCCAGCTGGACTCCGGCGCGCAGGCGCGGACCACGCCGTACGCGGGGTAGGGCCCTCACCCGCAGCTTACAGCTGCCACCCTCTCCCACAAACCGCCGTGGGAGAGGGGATTTTGGGCCGTGCGTGGTTGGCGGGCGGCGGCGCGGGGGCGGGCACGTGCAGCCACGCGGGGCTACGGAAACGGCGCGTTGGGCCGTGATCGTGGTGGAGACGAGGGCGGGCAGACACGCAGGACTGCCCCTACCGGATCCTTCCTGTCGGGCGGCGGTCGAGGTGGGGGCGAGGGTGGGCGCGATGAATCGCGCCCCTACCGATTACGGCCCCCGCGCCGATGCTGCGGGCCGCGAGACCGCTTCAGCGGTCTTCCCGTGGTTCCAGCCGGGGGATTTATCCCCCGGTGCTGCGGCCCCCCGGGGGTGCCCCCGGGGTGTTGCGCCCGGTGTGCGCCCCCAAAATCACCACGCCCCCGGATGCCTTAGCATCCGGGGGCGTGGTGTTACGGAGGTGCCGGAGGGGTCGTGGAGACGTTCTCCGGCGGGGGTGGGGGCGGCGGGAGGCCGGTGGGGGTCGACTTTTCCCCCGGCGCGGGCTCGGTGCGCGGGCGCGGACGCTGGATCGCCTCGTCGCGCTTGCGCGAGCGGCCGTACTCCCAGCGGCGGCGCACGTCCAGCGAGCCCTGGTAGTCGCGATTTCGCAGGTTCTGCTGCAGGATCGGATCGCGGCGCACCGGCTCCACGGCCAGCCGCAGGCTCAGCGTGCGCGTGATCTCCCAGTCCAGCGCGAGGCCGAAGCGGCGCGCCCCGTTCTCGGTCGAGAAGATGTTGAAGATCTGGCCCGTCAGGAAGACGTCGTCCACCAGCTCCTTCCCCGCTTCAAGCGAGACCGCGCTGAAGATGCTGGCGCCCGACGACACGTTGAACGCTCCCAGCCCGGCCCCGCTGGGCCGCGCCCGCACGCGCACGAAGTCGACCAGGCCCGTCTGAATCAGCCGCTCCTCCAGCTCCCGCGTGATCAGGTTTCCGATGAACTCCTCCAGGAACACGCCGCCCACGATCTGGCTCGACAGCGCCTCGAACGCCGTGCCCGCCGTGGCGCTCTGGCGGCCGAAGACGAGGAGCGACGCGATCTCCGACGACGGCAGGGGCTGGCGCGTGTTGGCGCTCAAGGCGACCTGCGGGTTCTGCACGGTGCCGGTGAGGCGCACCTGCACGGTGATGTCCTCGCCGCCCAGCTCGGGGTCGCGCACCTGGTACTCGGCCAGGATGTCCAGGCCGGGGTTGAACTCCTGCGTGCCGTAGAAGCGCACCACGCCGGACTGGATCTCGAACTCGCGCTCGATGGGGCCGATGGCGACGGTGTAGGTGCCGCGACGCGCCTCCA contains these protein-coding regions:
- the dnaK gene encoding molecular chaperone DnaK, producing MAKVIGIDLGTTNSVVAVMEGGDPVVIPNAEGGRTTPSVVAFTKDGERLVGQVARRQAITNPTNTVFSIKRFVGRKAGEVSEEQKKVPYKVTSGANGMAQVEIPNTGKTYTPPEISAMILQKMKQTAEDYLGQTVTQAVITVPAYFNDAQRQATKDAGKVAGLEVLRIINEPTAAALAYGLDKKKDEKIAVYDLGGGTYDISVLELGEGVFEVKATNGDTHLGGDDFDQRVIDWLVEEFRKDQGIDLSKDPMALQRLKEAAEKAKMELSTTMSTDINLPFITATQEGPKHLNVTLSRAKFESLVDDLVQRTIGPMEKALKDAGLKPGEIDEVILVGGSTRIPKIQEVVKTFFGKDPHRGVNPDEVVAVGAAIQGGVLAGEVKDVLLLDVIPLSLGIETLGGVFTKLIERNTTIPTKKSETFSTAEDSQTTVEIHVLQGEREMAMYNKTIGKFQLTGIPPAPRGMPQVEVTFDIDANGILHVSAKDRATGKEQKIRIEASSGMSEAEIERMVKDAEAHASEDKGRREAVEARNQLDSMVYRVEKDSAEWQDKLDESAKTGLNEAMERARKALKQDDLGEVRGATEALQQAFAAAGASIYAAQQATADPGADAGFSGGATAGAGFDDDATDRATVPQDDVIEADYEIVEDDKK
- a CDS encoding BsuPI-related putative proteinase inhibitor; translated protein: MDLAVPAEVRQGDVVPLRLTARNTGTRPLTLEMGDSAYSFDFVVTGSDGGELWSRMHHVEAIPLALRERQLPPGGEIVFMDDWDLRDNRGCPVPPGRYTLHALIDADTMPHRMLRTPSRTLIVAPRQAIGAGAAKCARGRRDVSWADDPSYVGSLSATRYDEYS
- a CDS encoding purine-nucleoside phosphorylase; the encoded protein is MTAGAANDIHETITFLRERVTRAPHAILVLGSGLGGLADEIEDAVRIPFGDIPGFPRRTQELAGHAGTLVVGRWAGVEVATMQGRFHLYEGWQPRDVALPVRALVALGAEVMLLTNAAGGVRPGMTPGDLMIIADHINLMGSNPLIGAVLPGEQRFPDMSDPYDSGFRRIAEEVALELGIPVSQGVYAGLPGPSYETPAEIRMLARLGADAVGMSTVPEVIVGRALGVRCFGISCITNLAAGLGGSHLSHDEVMEVGARVRDRLAALVRGVLPRIAGPNLPSEAAT